Below is a genomic region from Prevotella melaninogenica.
ACGCTAAAACAAGGCTTTAAAGCCGCTAAAAAGAAAGGATTTTTAAATTGTGTAGGCACACATTAAAACCTTTAACATTTATTTAATATTCATATCCTACTGATTATCAATAGCTTACAAATTTGTTACAAAAGAAGAACAAAAAAAGTTCTAAAAATATTATTGCCGTATAAAAAAAATACTTACCTTTGCATCGTTTTAACAAACAAATGATTGTTTTACAGATTTAAAAAGCAAAGAAAATGAAGAAATTAGTTTTAATGTTCGTAGCTATCGCAGCTATCTCTTTCGCATCTTGTGGTGGTAACTCTAAGCCAGCTCAGAACGCTGACTCTACAGCAGATTCAACTGTAGATTCACTCAACTCTGACTCAGCTGCTGCTGACACTGTTGCTGCTGATTCAGTAGCTGCTGACTCTGTTAAGTAATCAGAGAACGAACAGAAAAAGAGAGAAATTGGCCGCAGGACATTGTCCTGCGGTTTTTTCGTTTATAGACATGAGGAAATCAGAACCATAATTATCTAATTCAGAATTCATAATTCAAAATTCATAATTATGATTTGTTTTAATTCAGAATTCAAAATTCAAAGTTCATAATTATGATTACTACTATTGCTGAAGACAAGATGACTAAACCACTTTGAGACAAAGTAAGATTAAGACAGGGTAACAGAAGAACAAAGACAGGATAAAATAAAGACAAAGTAACAGAGAAACGTTTCTTTGGTTGACAAGGTAACAAGTTGACAAGTTAACAAGTTGCTTGTAGACAGAGTAAATGAAAGACAAAGTAGAAGGACAAAAGTTGAATTAGATTAAGATAGGGGAACAGAAGAACGATTGATTTTCGCATACTTCTGCCTTTTAAATTCTCTATAGCTTTTGTAAGAAGAACAACTTTTGTAAATAAAATTCTAAGACTGCAAACAAAAAGGGCGTAAATTGGCTTGCAATTAACGCCCTTTTGGCTTTCAAAAGATGCCCTTTTGAGGTCTAAGTAACGCCCTTTTGAAACCTTACTAAGCACCTTTAAAAACGTGATTATGCAACTATCTGATTCTATGCAACTTACAAAGGTAGCCTTTTAGCCCAAGTTTAACACCCACTTTCGCCTAATTGTTACTGTTACCGTACTTTCCTCGTTTTTCTTATGGGCTCTGTGTCCTACAAATTTTATTCTTTTTGAATGGTGAGTGTTTTAAGTTCAACTTATCGTATATCTGTTTTGCTTGCTTCGAAGGACTACTACATTGGCGCATCTCGATGATTTCACCTAATGGATTCTTCCCTTTTGTGGTGACAAGCTTTTGGGTACTCATACGTCGTACTATCTCGGTCCAGTAACAGGATTCTCCTTCTCGTTTTAATTGACAACGGATGGTGTTTACCACCCAGTAGGCTAATAAACCGAAGAAAAGGTGTGCATCGCTTCGCTCATCTTTCTGATGATAGATAGGACGGAGGTTGAGATCATTCTTTAGTTGTCTGTTCGTACATTCTATCTCACGAATAAGATTGTAGTATTCCCATGTCACACGCTCAGAAAGTGTCCTGACATTGCTGCGGAGGAAATAGACTCCGTGACCAGATTCCATTGCCGAGAGGTCTTTTATCTCCCAGTCTACACGCAGCATCTCC
It encodes:
- a CDS encoding PG1828 family lipoprotein translates to MKKLVLMFVAIAAISFASCGGNSKPAQNADSTADSTVDSLNSDSAAADTVAADSVAADSVK